One genomic window of Opitutia bacterium includes the following:
- a CDS encoding UDP-N-acetylglucosamine diphosphorylase, whose amino-acid sequence MNASEFFALPPSLARFAPFFPADVPPWEWLKQIGAALGSVEFGHLGQHVPAGVHLEGRVWLDRSVKLPPYATIIGPAWIGPRTEIRPGAFIRGNVIAGEGCVMGNASEFKNCLLLDGVQAPHYNYVGDTILGNKAHLGAGVICSNLRLDQAEVTVRLPSGPVGTGLRKFGAVLGDAAEVGCNAVLNPGSVLGKRALVMPCVPFSGYLPAATIAHARTSLTQIPRRD is encoded by the coding sequence GTGAACGCCTCCGAGTTCTTCGCCCTGCCGCCGTCGTTGGCGCGTTTCGCCCCGTTCTTCCCGGCCGATGTGCCGCCGTGGGAGTGGCTGAAGCAAATCGGCGCCGCGCTCGGTTCCGTGGAGTTCGGGCACCTCGGGCAACACGTCCCGGCGGGAGTCCACCTCGAAGGCCGGGTATGGCTCGATCGCTCGGTAAAGCTTCCGCCCTACGCCACGATTATCGGCCCGGCGTGGATCGGGCCGCGGACGGAGATCCGCCCGGGTGCCTTCATCCGGGGCAACGTCATCGCCGGCGAGGGCTGCGTCATGGGCAACGCCAGCGAGTTCAAGAACTGCCTCCTGCTCGATGGCGTCCAGGCGCCGCACTACAACTACGTCGGCGATACCATCCTCGGCAACAAGGCCCACCTCGGCGCCGGCGTCATCTGCTCCAATCTTCGCCTCGACCAAGCCGAGGTGACCGTGCGCCTGCCGTCCGGCCCCGTCGGCACTGGCCTGCGCAAGTTCGGCGCGGTGCTCGGCGACGCGGCCGAGGTCGGTTGCAACGCCGTCCTGAATCCCGGTTCGGTGCTGGGCAAGCGCGCGCTGGTGATGCCTTGCGTGCCGTTCAGCGGCTACCTGCCGGCGGCGACCATCGCCCACGCCCGGACGTCGCTGACGCAGATCCCGCGCCGCGATTGA
- a CDS encoding alpha-hydroxy-acid oxidizing protein, whose amino-acid sequence MNSDSSDIGRQRQREVYVAGVGGRRPRVPVAQVELEKAAQGVIAPEAFAYVAGGAGREGTMANNRAALDRWQIVPRRLRDCETRDLSVELFGRKLPTPLLLAPIGVAEMAHGDADLAVARAAAHWGVPHIFSNQASVPMERCAAAMGAAPRWFQLYWSKSNDVVASFVRRAEACGCDVIVLTLDTTMLGWRPRDLDLAYLPFLEGKGIAQYTSDPVFMREVREAGRASRPDEPRSGDGSPGTVRPTLSLQTIATALAQKANFPGGLLKNLASSDPRAAVARFVATYSRSNITWDDLKFLRQHTKLPIVLKGILHADDARLAVAHGADGIIVSNHGGRQIDGEIASLDALPGVVEAVGGKIPVLFDSGVRGGADVFKALALGARAVCLGRPYVYGLALAGEDGVREVLANVLAEFDLTMGLAGCRSVGEITRECVVRG is encoded by the coding sequence ATGAATTCAGACTCATCGGACATCGGACGGCAGCGGCAGCGTGAAGTTTACGTCGCCGGTGTTGGCGGACGGCGGCCGCGCGTGCCGGTGGCGCAGGTGGAGTTGGAGAAGGCGGCGCAGGGCGTGATCGCGCCGGAGGCGTTCGCCTACGTCGCGGGCGGCGCGGGGCGCGAGGGCACGATGGCCAACAACCGCGCGGCGCTCGACCGCTGGCAGATCGTCCCGCGACGGCTGCGCGATTGCGAGACGCGCGACCTCTCCGTCGAGCTGTTCGGCCGCAAGCTCCCGACGCCGCTCCTGCTCGCGCCCATCGGCGTGGCGGAGATGGCGCACGGCGACGCCGATCTCGCCGTGGCACGCGCGGCGGCTCATTGGGGCGTGCCGCACATTTTCTCCAACCAAGCTTCTGTGCCGATGGAGCGTTGCGCGGCGGCGATGGGCGCGGCGCCGCGGTGGTTTCAGCTCTATTGGAGCAAGTCGAACGACGTCGTCGCCAGCTTCGTGCGCCGCGCCGAGGCCTGCGGTTGCGACGTCATCGTGCTGACGCTCGACACGACGATGCTCGGCTGGCGGCCGCGCGATCTCGATCTCGCCTACCTGCCGTTTCTCGAAGGCAAGGGCATCGCGCAATACACGAGCGATCCCGTGTTCATGCGCGAGGTGCGCGAGGCGGGTAGGGCGAGTCGTCCCGACGAGCCGCGTTCGGGCGACGGCTCACCGGGGACGGTTCGCCCTACCTTGTCGTTGCAGACCATCGCCACGGCGCTGGCGCAGAAGGCGAATTTTCCGGGCGGCTTGTTGAAGAATCTCGCGTCGTCCGACCCGCGCGCGGCCGTGGCGCGGTTTGTGGCGACTTACTCGCGGTCAAATATCACGTGGGACGACCTGAAGTTTCTCCGGCAACACACGAAACTCCCGATCGTGCTCAAAGGCATCCTGCACGCCGACGACGCGCGGCTCGCGGTCGCGCACGGTGCAGACGGGATTATCGTTTCGAATCACGGCGGGCGACAGATCGACGGCGAGATCGCGTCGCTCGACGCGTTGCCCGGCGTCGTGGAAGCGGTGGGCGGGAAAATCCCCGTGCTCTTCGACAGCGGCGTGCGCGGCGGCGCGGACGTGTTCAAGGCGCTGGCGCTCGGGGCGCGTGCGGTGTGTCTCGGGCGGCCCTACGTCTATGGACTAGCGCTCGCGGGCGAGGACGGCGTGCGCGAAGTGCTCGCGAATGTCCTCGCGGAGTTCGACCTGACGATGGGCCTCGCGGGGTGTCGGAGCGTGGGCGAGATCACGCGCGAGTGCGTGGTGCGCGGATAG
- a CDS encoding DUF2116 family Zn-ribbon domain-containing protein, producing the protein MEEQDPELKKKAERAQWILYGVMILFLVIPFVVLWFLRRSAAH; encoded by the coding sequence ATGGAGGAGCAAGACCCCGAGTTGAAGAAAAAGGCCGAGCGGGCGCAATGGATCCTTTACGGGGTGATGATCTTGTTCCTCGTGATCCCGTTCGTCGTGCTGTGGTTTCTCCGGCGGTCGGCGGCGCATTGA
- a CDS encoding prephenate dehydrogenase/arogenate dehydrogenase family protein, whose translation MFTRLAILAPGLLGGSVAQAAKHFGAAAQVTIWSRRPETRLALRGQPWCDAVADTPADAARGADLVVICSPVDQIVPLARQIADSLTPHALITDVGSVKGEICRHATAALAGRATFVGSHPMAGSEKTGWEHARTDLFKGRIVFVTPLPETAPAAADRIAAFWQALDAQVATVAPDAHDEIVAHISHLPQVLASTLCASLAKRDHAWRNFSGGGLRDTTRIAGSDPKLWKTILEQNRDEVLRALRAYQDELHGMERALANRDWFEVQAILERGRAYRDQFRPIP comes from the coding sequence ATGTTCACCCGGCTCGCGATTCTCGCTCCCGGCCTGCTTGGCGGCTCCGTCGCGCAGGCAGCGAAACATTTCGGCGCGGCCGCGCAGGTGACAATTTGGTCACGGCGACCCGAAACGCGCCTCGCCCTGCGCGGCCAGCCGTGGTGCGACGCCGTCGCCGACACGCCGGCCGACGCCGCCCGCGGCGCCGATCTCGTCGTCATCTGCTCGCCCGTCGACCAAATCGTTCCTCTCGCCCGCCAGATCGCCGACAGCCTCACGCCGCACGCGCTCATCACCGACGTCGGCAGCGTGAAGGGCGAGATTTGCCGCCACGCCACCGCCGCGCTCGCTGGGCGTGCAACGTTCGTCGGCTCGCATCCGATGGCGGGCTCGGAGAAGACCGGTTGGGAACACGCCCGCACCGACCTGTTCAAGGGACGCATCGTGTTCGTCACGCCGCTCCCGGAAACCGCGCCCGCCGCCGCCGATCGCATCGCGGCATTCTGGCAGGCGCTCGACGCGCAGGTCGCCACCGTCGCGCCCGACGCGCACGACGAGATCGTCGCGCACATCAGCCACCTGCCCCAAGTGCTCGCCTCCACGCTCTGCGCCTCGCTCGCGAAACGCGATCACGCCTGGCGCAATTTTTCCGGCGGCGGCCTGCGCGACACCACGCGCATCGCCGGCAGCGACCCGAAGCTCTGGAAAACCATTCTCGAGCAGAACCGCGACGAAGTCCTCCGCGCCCTGCGCGCCTACCAGGACGAGTTGCACGGCATGGAACGCGCGCTCGCCAACCGCGATTGGTTCGAGGTGCAGGCCATCCTCGAGCGTGGACGCGCCTACCGCGACCAGTTCCGCCCGATCCCATGA
- a CDS encoding EVE domain-containing protein → MTTQYWLVKQEPEDYSWADFVRDGATAWTGVRNYAARNHLKAMRAGDEVFYYHSGDDKCIVALAKVKRAAFPDPTADSPDEGWVAVELVPVKPLPSPVTLAQVKAEPSLKDIALVRISRLSVQPVKLAEFARILKLAGAK, encoded by the coding sequence ATGACAACGCAATACTGGCTCGTGAAACAGGAACCCGAGGACTACTCGTGGGCCGACTTCGTCCGCGACGGCGCGACCGCCTGGACCGGCGTGCGCAACTACGCCGCTCGCAACCACCTCAAAGCCATGCGCGCCGGCGACGAGGTATTCTATTACCACAGCGGCGACGACAAATGCATCGTCGCCCTCGCGAAGGTGAAGCGCGCCGCGTTCCCCGATCCGACCGCAGATTCGCCCGACGAGGGCTGGGTCGCCGTCGAACTCGTCCCGGTTAAGCCGCTCCCCTCTCCCGTGACGCTCGCGCAGGTCAAAGCCGAGCCCTCGCTCAAGGACATCGCGCTTGTCCGCATCAGCCGCCTCTCCGTGCAACCGGTCAAACTCGCCGAGTTCGCCCGCATCCTGAAACTCGCCGGCGCCAAATAG
- a CDS encoding (d)CMP kinase: protein MGLPFIIVAIDGGAASGKSSSSRILAERFNLLHVDTGSFYRHLTSELLRRRVPHTDLPALRAVLPELKFDTRLEGRSARMLIGGQPAGDEIRSAAVNEHVAQYSAVPEVREVLIGYQRGQADVAKQHGFRGLVMEGRDIGSKIFPAADCRFFLFADPAERAKRRAAEGRQDVIGKRDTIDSVRLNQSAQGAIAIDSTFLTLEQVVDSMAKLIAEKMGA, encoded by the coding sequence ATGGGCCTCCCGTTCATCATCGTCGCCATCGACGGCGGCGCCGCTTCCGGCAAATCCAGTTCGTCCCGCATCCTCGCGGAGCGTTTCAACCTGCTCCACGTCGACACCGGTTCGTTCTATCGCCACCTCACCAGCGAACTGCTCCGCCGCCGCGTGCCGCACACCGATCTGCCCGCGCTGCGCGCCGTGCTGCCCGAGCTGAAATTCGACACGCGCCTCGAAGGCCGCTCGGCCCGCATGCTCATCGGCGGGCAGCCCGCCGGCGACGAGATCCGCAGCGCCGCGGTGAACGAACACGTCGCTCAATACTCCGCCGTGCCCGAGGTGCGCGAAGTCCTCATCGGTTACCAGCGCGGCCAGGCCGACGTCGCGAAACAACACGGTTTCCGTGGTCTCGTGATGGAGGGCCGCGACATCGGCTCGAAGATTTTCCCCGCCGCGGATTGCCGCTTCTTCCTCTTCGCCGATCCGGCTGAGCGCGCGAAACGCCGCGCCGCCGAGGGTCGCCAGGATGTCATCGGCAAGCGCGACACGATCGACAGCGTGCGTCTCAACCAGAGCGCGCAGGGCGCGATCGCGATCGACAGCACGTTCCTCACCCTCGAGCAGGTCGTCGACTCGATGGCCAAGCTCATCGCCGAAAAAATGGGAGCCTGA
- a CDS encoding GntR family transcriptional regulator — protein sequence MLSFPVELKPGLPITEQVLFAVKKAVVAGQLKPGEPFPSVRVLSTELRINPNTAHKIIATLVTEGVLVTTPAVGSVVAERGATDRVAKAELLGDELERVVVEAKKLGLTLDEVQGGLAAHWKKLGRR from the coding sequence ATGCTGTCCTTCCCGGTCGAACTGAAGCCTGGCCTGCCCATCACGGAGCAGGTGCTGTTCGCCGTGAAGAAGGCGGTCGTCGCCGGCCAGCTGAAGCCCGGTGAGCCGTTTCCGTCGGTGCGCGTGCTGAGCACGGAATTGCGCATCAACCCGAACACCGCGCACAAGATCATCGCGACGCTCGTGACCGAGGGCGTGCTGGTGACGACGCCGGCCGTTGGCAGCGTCGTGGCCGAGCGCGGCGCGACGGATCGCGTGGCGAAGGCGGAGCTGCTCGGCGACGAACTCGAGCGCGTCGTCGTGGAGGCGAAGAAACTCGGCCTGACGCTCGACGAAGTGCAGGGCGGCCTCGCCGCGCACTG
- a CDS encoding 1-acyl-sn-glycerol-3-phosphate acyltransferase: MRPFYSFFHYWVAQWHSMWFRGEVAGTHHIPATGPFLIAGNHASLLDPPFVGCQVPRQMRPFARKTLWSGKVFSWWLDQVECIPVDRDSGDVGAIRKVLQALHDNRGIILFPEGTRSPDGQLQKPKAGVGLMACKTGAPVVPARIYGSFEAFGRGASVPRFGTRVDVVFGPPITAAEYDDPSAGKERYQLASERIFARIAALPRPHYAVI, from the coding sequence ATGCGGCCGTTCTACTCGTTCTTCCACTATTGGGTGGCGCAGTGGCACTCGATGTGGTTCCGCGGCGAGGTCGCCGGCACGCACCACATTCCCGCGACCGGCCCGTTCCTCATCGCCGGCAACCACGCCAGCCTGCTCGATCCGCCGTTCGTCGGCTGCCAGGTGCCGCGCCAGATGCGCCCCTTCGCGCGCAAGACACTCTGGAGCGGCAAGGTGTTCAGCTGGTGGCTCGACCAAGTGGAATGCATCCCCGTCGATCGCGACAGCGGCGACGTCGGTGCCATTCGCAAGGTCCTCCAAGCGCTGCACGACAACCGCGGCATCATTCTTTTTCCGGAAGGCACGCGCTCGCCCGATGGCCAATTGCAAAAGCCCAAGGCCGGCGTCGGCCTGATGGCGTGCAAGACCGGCGCGCCCGTCGTGCCCGCGCGCATCTACGGCTCGTTCGAAGCGTTTGGCCGCGGCGCATCCGTGCCGCGCTTCGGCACGCGCGTCGATGTTGTGTTCGGCCCGCCGATCACCGCCGCGGAATACGACGATCCGTCCGCCGGCAAGGAGCGCTACCAACTCGCCTCCGAGCGCATCTTCGCCCGCATCGCCGCCCTGCCGCGCCCGCACTACGCGGTGATTTGA
- the aroA gene encoding 3-phosphoshikimate 1-carboxyvinyltransferase — translation MSALPPELPIRPFTRPVRGSATLPGSKSITNRALILAALSRRTVTLRGALFSRDTRIMIAALRALGFAVEFDEAALTITITGHGGQIPNREARIDVGNAGTAARFLTAFVCLRPDGVYHFDGDEAMRRRPIGALLDALAMQGAQADSRAFPFTLRTAGLPGGTVELDASESSQMLSALLMVAPHARTPLRVQLTSEAGSKPFVVMTEAMVKQFSPAPAVYDIEGDASAASYFLALPLVTGGELALPNYHGSLQGDFKFREVLASVGLLSGAEAGAFTCSAARGARHLGVTRNFREFSDTFLTLAAIAPLLDGPTLISGIAHTRKQETDRVAGMARELRKLGQHVIEQEDSLEIHPRPLVSGVPIETYHDHRFAMSFGILGCHDLHGDGRPWLTIKDPACCAKTFPAFFDLLARLHAGSH, via the coding sequence ATGAGCGCGCTGCCGCCGGAGTTGCCGATCCGTCCCTTCACGCGCCCGGTGCGCGGCAGCGCCACGCTGCCCGGCTCGAAGAGCATCACGAACCGCGCGCTGATTCTCGCCGCCCTTTCCCGTCGCACGGTCACGCTGCGCGGCGCGCTCTTCAGCCGCGACACGCGCATCATGATCGCCGCGCTCCGCGCGCTCGGCTTCGCGGTGGAATTCGACGAGGCGGCGCTGACGATCACGATCACCGGCCACGGCGGCCAGATCCCGAATCGCGAGGCGCGCATCGACGTCGGCAACGCCGGCACCGCCGCGCGTTTCCTCACCGCGTTCGTCTGCCTGCGCCCTGACGGCGTCTATCATTTCGACGGCGACGAAGCCATGCGCCGCCGGCCCATCGGCGCGCTCCTCGACGCGCTCGCGATGCAAGGCGCGCAAGCCGACTCGCGCGCGTTCCCCTTCACGCTGCGCACCGCCGGCCTGCCCGGCGGCACGGTCGAACTCGACGCCTCCGAAAGCAGCCAGATGCTCTCCGCGCTGTTGATGGTCGCGCCGCACGCGCGCACGCCGCTCCGGGTGCAACTGACCAGCGAGGCCGGCTCGAAGCCGTTCGTCGTGATGACCGAGGCGATGGTGAAACAGTTTTCGCCCGCGCCCGCCGTCTACGACATCGAGGGCGATGCGTCCGCCGCGAGCTACTTCCTCGCGCTCCCGCTCGTCACCGGCGGTGAACTCGCACTGCCCAACTACCACGGCTCGCTGCAGGGCGATTTCAAGTTCCGCGAAGTCCTCGCGTCCGTCGGCCTGCTTTCCGGCGCGGAGGCTGGTGCATTCACCTGCTCGGCCGCGCGCGGCGCACGCCACCTCGGGGTGACGCGCAACTTCCGCGAGTTTTCCGACACCTTCCTCACCCTCGCCGCCATCGCCCCGCTGCTCGACGGCCCGACGCTCATCAGCGGCATCGCCCACACGCGCAAACAGGAAACCGACCGCGTCGCCGGCATGGCGCGCGAGCTGCGCAAGCTCGGCCAGCACGTGATCGAGCAGGAAGATTCGCTCGAAATCCACCCGCGCCCGCTCGTGTCCGGCGTGCCGATCGAGACCTATCACGATCACCGTTTCGCGATGAGCTTCGGCATCCTCGGCTGCCACGACCTGCACGGCGACGGGCGCCCCTGGCTCACGATCAAGGACCCGGCCTGCTGCGCGAAGACCTTTCCCGCATTCTTTGACTTGCTGGCCCGCCTTCACGCTGGCTCACATTGA
- the trpS gene encoding tryptophan--tRNA ligase gives MPRVLTGITPSGTLHIGNYFGAMRPAIELQAGGDAFYFIADYHSMTVITDPAERRAYSHGIALDWLACGLDPAKSVFWRQSDIPEVCELTWMLGSLTPMALLERAHSYKDKLAKGIAPNFGLFAYPVLMAADILLFDTHVVPVGKDQKQHLEMTRDMAIKFNLTYGETFVVPEERIAEEVAVIPGLDGQKMSKSYGNTIEIFGDEKALRKKIMGIVMDSRTPQEPKPDADKNLAIQLLRYFAPKDVTLDFENRLRAGGLGYGDLKKALFEHYWNHFAPYRARRAELAAAPDYVEQVLREGAARARAVAEQTLARARKNCGLR, from the coding sequence ATGCCTCGCGTTTTAACCGGCATCACGCCCTCCGGCACCCTGCACATCGGCAATTACTTCGGCGCCATGCGCCCGGCCATCGAGCTGCAGGCCGGCGGCGACGCGTTCTATTTCATCGCCGACTACCACTCGATGACGGTCATCACCGACCCCGCCGAGCGCCGCGCCTACAGCCACGGCATCGCCCTCGACTGGCTCGCCTGCGGCCTCGACCCCGCCAAGTCCGTCTTCTGGCGCCAGAGCGACATTCCCGAGGTCTGCGAACTCACCTGGATGCTCGGCTCACTCACGCCCATGGCCTTGCTCGAGCGCGCCCACAGCTACAAGGACAAGCTCGCCAAGGGCATCGCGCCCAACTTCGGCCTCTTCGCCTACCCGGTGCTCATGGCCGCCGACATCCTCCTCTTCGACACCCACGTCGTCCCCGTCGGCAAGGACCAGAAGCAGCACCTCGAGATGACGCGCGACATGGCGATCAAGTTCAACCTCACCTACGGCGAGACCTTCGTCGTCCCCGAGGAGCGCATCGCCGAGGAAGTCGCCGTCATCCCCGGCCTCGACGGCCAGAAAATGTCCAAGAGCTACGGCAACACGATCGAGATCTTCGGCGACGAGAAGGCGCTGCGGAAAAAAATCATGGGCATCGTCATGGACTCCCGCACGCCGCAGGAGCCCAAGCCCGACGCCGACAAGAACCTCGCCATCCAACTCCTCCGCTACTTCGCGCCCAAGGACGTCACGCTCGACTTCGAGAACCGGCTCCGCGCCGGCGGACTCGGTTACGGCGACCTGAAGAAGGCGCTCTTCGAGCACTACTGGAATCACTTCGCGCCCTACCGCGCCCGCCGCGCCGAACTCGCCGCCGCGCCCGACTATGTGGAGCAAGTCCTCCGCGAAGGCGCCGCCCGCGCCCGCGCCGTCGCCGAGCAGACGCTAGCCCGCGCGCGGAAGAATTGCGGGCTGCGGTGA
- a CDS encoding TRAM domain-containing protein, protein MKKTLFTIRICFLVLCVLGSWLLCYTIPEWDRYRGLAVTVGGLIGVLVVLVDVLLKGFSLRGLSAITFGLAIGAVIAWLLGTSPLLKRADEQMIYLSQLALFVICSYLGAVVALRGKDEFNLVIPYVRFVPHEVDVPLVVVDTSALIDGRIARICETQFLGAALVIPSFVLTELQHVADSPDPVKQARGRRGLEVLNELRRIKHLDIRIHQSEVTRRQDLEAKLVFLAQSMRAKLLTTDYNLAKMAQFHGVPWLNLHALDKALRPEIVIGESVEVELSKAGKDEGQAVGYLSDGSMIVVNNGRAYLGKRVTAEITGVLPTSGGKMIFANLLGEAEAG, encoded by the coding sequence ATGAAAAAGACGCTGTTCACGATCCGGATCTGCTTTCTCGTGCTGTGCGTGCTCGGGTCGTGGCTGTTGTGCTACACGATCCCCGAGTGGGACCGTTATCGCGGTCTGGCGGTGACCGTCGGCGGCTTGATCGGCGTGCTCGTCGTGCTCGTCGACGTGCTGCTGAAGGGATTTTCCCTGCGCGGGTTGTCGGCGATCACGTTCGGACTGGCGATCGGCGCCGTGATTGCGTGGCTGCTCGGCACTTCGCCGCTGCTGAAGCGGGCGGACGAGCAGATGATCTACCTGAGCCAGCTCGCCCTCTTCGTGATCTGCAGCTACCTCGGCGCCGTCGTCGCGCTGCGCGGCAAGGATGAGTTCAATCTCGTGATTCCCTACGTGCGCTTCGTGCCGCACGAGGTCGATGTGCCGCTGGTCGTGGTGGACACGAGCGCGTTGATCGACGGGCGCATCGCGCGGATTTGCGAGACGCAGTTCCTCGGCGCGGCGCTCGTGATCCCGTCGTTCGTGCTCACGGAGCTGCAACACGTCGCGGACTCGCCCGATCCCGTGAAACAGGCCCGCGGTCGACGCGGCCTCGAGGTCCTCAACGAGCTGCGCCGCATCAAGCACCTCGACATCCGCATCCACCAGAGCGAAGTCACGCGCCGGCAGGATTTGGAGGCCAAGCTGGTGTTCCTCGCGCAGTCGATGCGCGCGAAACTGCTCACGACGGACTACAATCTCGCGAAGATGGCGCAGTTCCACGGCGTGCCGTGGCTGAACCTCCACGCGCTCGACAAGGCGCTGCGCCCGGAAATCGTCATCGGCGAAAGCGTCGAGGTCGAACTCAGCAAGGCCGGCAAGGACGAGGGCCAGGCGGTCGGTTACCTGAGCGACGGCTCGATGATCGTCGTGAACAATGGACGCGCCTACCTCGGCAAGCGCGTCACGGCCGAGATCACCGGCGTGCTGCCGACCAGCGGCGGCAAGATGATCTTCGCCAACCTGCTGGGCGAAGCCGAGGCCGGTTGA
- a CDS encoding SUMF1/EgtB/PvdO family nonheme iron enzyme, with product MTRKARCAGSVRFEKEAEFVEETAAQRWRRRAWLIGLTLAASVAAGGVWLWNEQHEAARLKEQELAAIAAVDAQLASARSATQEAGLSPEEAVRRWEKLAGWQRRRAAMRPERFASEVEELRRTERQIETMHADLTQKASEEKEAAARALLAQGDSEGGVALLHEALKLQRKVSTVDKGTNFDRELRLQRELEERVAEPLVKTVAAKTAEAQAALGAAEWERALAAFREARDTQDQLNRDFPRTRFSDLQAIGRLDAEIAALTASGLDAEVRAAMRRADEFRAAGDVDRAVKELVAAADAQRQLNERFAKSRFLSMERLEQIEVARQTMLATEPLRAAAAAEASARRFLRKRQVFQAQQSVREGLEISEGVAKRFPKLRQADDSVRTTLAYLNVRSADIALLQDRVFDQLVPLTGARALLKTEVLQADFAKVMSSNPSRNPGRALPVDSVTYVEAEEFCRRLGWLLGWRVRLPSADELRDAGSDAQNVNGGLEEWLASTGGRETPEANVWRGAEGVASAARAERSRTRGFRVVVEVDLARLDAVE from the coding sequence ATGACGCGAAAAGCCCGCTGCGCTGGCTCCGTGCGGTTTGAAAAAGAGGCCGAGTTCGTGGAGGAGACAGCGGCGCAGCGGTGGCGGCGGCGCGCGTGGCTGATTGGCCTGACTTTGGCGGCGTCGGTCGCGGCCGGCGGCGTCTGGTTGTGGAACGAGCAGCACGAAGCCGCTCGGCTGAAAGAGCAGGAACTCGCCGCGATCGCGGCGGTGGATGCACAGCTCGCCTCAGCCCGGAGTGCCACGCAGGAAGCGGGACTCTCGCCGGAGGAAGCGGTGCGTCGCTGGGAAAAGCTGGCGGGCTGGCAGCGCCGGCGCGCCGCGATGCGTCCGGAGCGTTTTGCCTCGGAAGTCGAGGAACTGCGCCGGACCGAACGGCAGATCGAGACGATGCACGCCGACCTGACGCAGAAGGCGTCGGAGGAAAAGGAAGCGGCTGCGCGGGCGCTCCTCGCGCAAGGCGACAGCGAAGGCGGTGTCGCGCTGCTCCACGAGGCGTTGAAGCTGCAACGCAAGGTGTCGACGGTGGACAAGGGCACGAATTTCGATCGCGAACTGCGGCTGCAGCGGGAACTGGAGGAGCGGGTGGCCGAGCCGTTGGTGAAGACCGTCGCCGCGAAGACGGCGGAGGCGCAGGCGGCGCTGGGCGCGGCTGAATGGGAGCGCGCGCTGGCGGCGTTCCGCGAGGCCCGCGACACGCAGGATCAATTGAACCGCGATTTTCCGCGCACCCGTTTCTCCGATCTGCAGGCCATCGGGCGTCTCGACGCGGAAATTGCGGCGCTGACGGCGAGCGGTCTCGACGCGGAGGTGCGCGCGGCCATGCGCCGGGCCGACGAGTTTCGTGCGGCGGGCGACGTCGACCGCGCCGTGAAGGAGCTCGTCGCGGCGGCCGACGCGCAGCGCCAGCTGAACGAGCGGTTTGCGAAAAGCCGGTTTCTCTCGATGGAGCGGCTCGAACAAATCGAGGTCGCACGCCAGACCATGTTGGCGACCGAACCGTTGCGCGCGGCGGCGGCGGCTGAGGCCTCGGCCCGCCGGTTCCTGCGCAAGCGGCAGGTCTTCCAAGCGCAGCAGAGCGTGCGCGAGGGATTGGAGATCAGCGAGGGCGTCGCGAAGCGTTTTCCGAAACTGCGACAGGCCGACGATTCCGTGCGGACAACCCTGGCTTACCTGAACGTTCGCTCGGCGGACATCGCGCTCCTGCAGGATCGCGTTTTCGATCAGCTCGTGCCGCTCACCGGCGCGCGTGCGCTGCTGAAGACCGAAGTGCTCCAGGCGGATTTTGCCAAGGTGATGAGCAGCAATCCGAGCCGCAATCCGGGGCGCGCGTTGCCGGTGGATTCGGTGACGTATGTCGAGGCCGAGGAGTTTTGCCGGCGGCTGGGCTGGTTGCTCGGCTGGCGCGTGCGGTTGCCGAGTGCGGACGAGTTGCGTGACGCCGGGAGTGACGCGCAGAACGTGAACGGCGGGCTGGAGGAGTGGCTCGCTTCGACGGGCGGACGCGAAACGCCGGAGGCGAACGTGTGGCGCGGTGCGGAGGGCGTCGCCTCGGCGGCGCGCGCGGAGCGCTCGCGCACGCGGGGATTCCGCGTGGTGGTCGAAGTGGACTTGGCGCGACTCGACGCGGTCGAGTAA
- a CDS encoding type II toxin-antitoxin system HicB family antitoxin — MKYAVTLIESDEGWAVWCDQLPGCCSQGATRDEALANIREAIAEYREAQAGLALQLS; from the coding sequence ATGAAATACGCCGTGACTCTCATCGAGTCGGACGAGGGCTGGGCCGTTTGGTGCGACCAGTTGCCTGGCTGTTGCTCGCAGGGCGCGACACGCGACGAGGCTCTCGCCAACATCCGCGAGGCCATCGCGGAATACCGCGAGGCGCAGGCGGGACTGGCGCTCCAGCTCTCTTGA